The sequence TTAACAGTTGTTCTCCACTTTCCACCTGCAGCAGCACTGGGAGGGGCCGGTGTGGAGGCAGCAGGGCCCACTAAGCCTTGGCAGGACAGGAGGGACTCGGCCTGAACACCCATTTGAGGAGCCATGGCCAGGATCTGCCCTGGCCTGCTGCTCTGGATGACCGTGGCGGCCCTCGCGTCCAGAGGTGTCCAAGCCTGGGATTCGAAGAAGGTGACGAGGGAATTCCAAGACATCCCAGCCTCCTATGTGTACGTGCAGCAGGCGCTGTGGTTTGCCAtgaaggagtacaacaaggccaGCAAGGACACGTATGTCTACAAGGTGATGAACGTTCTGAGGTCCCAGGAGCAGGTTAGTGGCTCTCACTTCCCACCCTTTGTCCCTGTGCCCACCTTTGTGGGAGGGCCATTGTCAGCTGAGAGCAGCTGAGAGATACCTGGAGCCAAAATTTATAAACTTTAGGGGTTTGGGGAAGAAAGTTAATtaagttttctcttttataattctGGGGTAAAACATAATATATCCATTCAAATAACTTAAAAGTAGTTATAGTCACATCAGAAAACAGGTAAGAGCACAGAGGGGCTCTTAAAGGGGCCACGTTTGGGATGGTGTGAGCAGATATCATCCACCTGAGTGTTGAAGGGAATGCGTTATAACACAGTGAACAAGCAAACAAACTCCACACCCAGCTTTCATTGTAAGTAGGAATCAGGGCTGAAGGGAAGCTTCCTCTTCTGCCTACTTAGAAATGTGAAAGAATAGGAAACTAGAAAATCACCTTTTGCAACCACCATGGTAATAACAAACTCAGGCAAAGATCAGCAATGGATCTGCCACCCAGGATGGAGAGAAGTAAAGGGAAGGGGCCATAGCTACAGGGATTGCTTGTTAATTAATTACAACCAGAACACGCTGGACAAACTGATACTACGTGCCTCTGATGGGACATCAGTGCAAGGACGTGGCATCACTTTTATACCGTGTTCTGCCCCAAATGTGAGGGTGCTCGTGAGGGACAATTAGACAAGTCCATGTTACAGgtgctgcttcccaggtggtgttcatggtaaagaacccctctgccaatgcaggagacgtaagagatgtaggttcaatccctgggtcaggaagatcccctggaggagggcatggcaacccgttccagtattcttgcctggagaatccccatggacagaggagcctggcgggctacagtccatggtgttgcaaagagtcgggcacaactgaactGGCTGAGGACACACACAAGTATATTATGGGGCATTCTCTAAGACCACTTCAAAATATCAGTGCTGCAGATTTCAAGGAAAATAataccgatgaacctatttgcagggcaggaatagagacacagacgtcgAGAATGCACTTGTggacagagagagggaaggagagggtgggacaaattgagagagtagcactgatatatacacactgccatgtgtaacatagatagctagtgggaaggtgctgtatagcacagggagctcagctcagtgctctgtgatgacgtagtgggtgggatgggggcgtcagagggaggtccaagagggaggggatatatgtgtacatatagccaGTTCACGATGTTGTGCatcttgttgtacagcagaacctaacacaacattgcagagcaattatactccaatttaaaaattgataaaaatttaaatatcagtgCTGTGAAAGATGGAGTAGAGCAGGAAATGGATCTCATGAAAGGAAATTTAGGAAGCATGATGATAAAGGCAAGatgtgtttctgtgttgtctcttggatttaaaataataccagggacttccctcgtggtccagtggctaagactccgtacTCCCACTGCAGGGAACCTAGGTTCATAtcctggtcagggtactagatttcacatgccacaacgaagacctggtgcagctaaataaataaacaaacaataaaataatgccataaaGGATGCTCTTAGAGCAGCTGGAGGTTGGAATATGGACTGTCTTAGAGGAACCAGCACTGTGTTTCCTGAGAAAGAGTGTTGTCCTGCTGTCTATGCAGGAGCCCAAGGTGGGGTTGTTGGGGTACAGGAAGCAGTAGTCACGGGGGGCAGAAGGTGATGTGCTGTGGATGATGCTGGCCTGACCCACACCTCTCCTCCACTCAGCCCATCTTCCCTCCAAACTGTACTACCCACCTTCCAGCCACCGCCAACCTGCCTCCCTTTCCAGCTTCCTTACGTGGGCAAAAGTTTCACTGTGTCCTGACCCCCTAAGAGGTGGGGACACCTGGCACCCTGTCCCTCTGCACAGGCTGCGGCCCTGGGCTCCCTCTGGTTCTCTCTGTGGTCCCAGTTGTGTGCTTTGTGTTTTTAGGAAGCAACACCTGGGCCAGGAAGTGCGTTCCCCAGTGGGTGGCTGAATTAAAACCCTAcatccctgggggctcagatttAATAGCTGTTCTTAATGAAGTTCCCGCCTTTCCTGGGACTAGTCCATTTTTCTTAATCTGTGCTCTCtgtttatataaatagaaatagatgGCTCTGCTCTATAGGCTGATATTTAatctcttgggcttctctggtagctcattcagtaaagaatcctcctgcaatgcaagaggccaagtttggatccctaggtcgggaagatgccccgcaggagggcatggcaacccactccagtattcttgtctggagaatctcatggacagaggagcctggcgggctacagtccatagggtcacaaagagtcagacacaacttagtgactaaaccaccatttaataataaaataaaccaaagacCCACATATCTCAAGACTTATATATCATTTCATACTGTTCGCTGGTTCTTTTCATGAATGtccattttatttcttagttCACTGTCAGCTCTAGAATTCAGATAAGGATACAAAAGAATCAAGTGGAAACAGGTTAAAAAAGAGGCTAGGAGAGAGGTGTTTTAAGTTCACTTGAAAACATATTGAAGAAAGGAGTAAGGAAGAATACACCATCcccaagcaaaagctaaaagaaaaatactgggtGACAATTCAGATAAAACGTAACAAAATACCCACAGGCCCTATAAATGGAAAATTGCTCTATTCCACTGAATGACTTAAGTTAAAACTACAAAGATATTTATCAGCAGTTGTCACTCACAGCCTGTAGCCAAATCTGGCCCATGGCCCTTCTTAGTACATCCCATGAGACATGAATGAAtataagaaacaaaaggagactATTTTGtgacatatgaaaattatattacACTGAAACGTATGTccataaatacaattttattaggACACTGCCAGGCACACGTTTTGAATGCTGTCTGGGCTGTGTCCATGCTGCAAAGCCTGGAATATTTTCTCTCTGGCCCTTAAAGAAAAAACGGGTAGCTACCAGCTCCagttcacagaggaggaaaacagGCACAGAGACGTTTAGAAACCTGCCAGGGTCACACAGATACTAAGAGAAGAGCCAAGATTTAAACCCAGGCTGTCTACTCTTAATCCACCAATGCTACTGCTTCTGAATGATGCCAGCTGGGCCAAAGATACAACGGTGCAGCCAGCCAGGAGGGCATGGTGTCACAAGAGGCCAGGGGAGTCAGAGAGCCCTGGCCATGGCAGGAGTGAGTGGCTGAATCCACAGCTGGACCCTCATTTGCCTCCCTTTCCTGGACAATCGGGGGcgaaggtggggctgggggttggTCAGTGGTTGTTGAGAATGATTTAAGGAAGTctgtttttttggtaattttcacTTGGAAATTTACTCAAATACAAAGCACTCATTCTCAGTTGGGCATAGATTTTTGCTCTTCAGGGCATTTTTGGCCATAGTCTGAGATGTTTCTGGTCATCACAACTGAAGAGGCTGCTACTGAGATTTGAGGAATGGAGTCCAGGAATGTGGGTCATCACGCCTCAGGCATAGCACGGCCCCCACAGCCAAGAAATTCAAATGCCAACAGCCCCAAATGCCAACAGCACTGGGAAACTTGATATCCAGTCctggaaatggagaaggcaatggcaccccactccagtactcttgcctggaaaatcccatggacggaggagcctggtaggctgcagtccatggggtctctaagagtcggacacgactgagcgacttcactttcacttttcaccttcatgcattggagaaggaaatggcaacccactccagtgttcttgcctggagaatcccagggacagagaagcctgttggctgccgtctatggggtcgcacagagttggacacaactgaagcgacttagcaacagcagcagtcctGAAAAATGTGCTTGGGGTACATTTGGAAGCAGTTTTGAAAGTGACCACTGATT is a genomic window of Bos mutus isolate GX-2022 chromosome 13, NWIPB_WYAK_1.1, whole genome shotgun sequence containing:
- the LOC102271766 gene encoding cystatin-13, with amino-acid sequence MARICPGLLLWMTVAALASRGVQAWDSKKVTREFQDIPASYVYVQQALWFAMKEYNKASKDTYVYKVMNVLRSQEQVTDSLDYLLEVEIERTQCKKISGKTGNCSAQEDPQMQKAFYCTFIVASKPWKFELQMLKKECSPI